GCGGAtcggtggggagggggcggggcgcggcCAGGCCAGGCCCGGGGGCTCCGCATGCTGCAGCTGCCCCCGGGCACCCCCGCCGCCGCCCTCGCCGCGGAGCCGCGCGGAGCCGAGCTCACGAGCTAACCCGAGCCAGCGGCCGGGAGCCAGCCGGCGGGCGTCCGGGAGGCGGCGGCGCAGGGAGGGGCCCGACGCGCGCACGTGGCCCCGGCGGCCGCCATGGCGGACAGCGGCCCCGCGGGGGGCGCGGCGTTGGCGGCCCCGGCCCCCGGACCGGGGAGTGGCGGCCCAGGGCCCCGCGTCTACTTTCAGAGCCCCCCTGGGGCTGCAGGCGAGGGCCCGGGCGGCGCGGACGACGAGGGCCCAGTGAGGCGCCAAGGGAAGGTCACGGTCAAGTACGACCGCAAGGAGCTACGGAAGCGCCTCAACCTGGAGGAGTGGATCCTGGAGCAGCTCACTCGCCTCTACGACTGCCAGGTGTGTCTCCCACCCTTCGCCGACACCCTAAAACCGGTTCCGATTCGGGCCTCCTGGAAACCCACCTTGAGCCCGCCTGTCACCCGGAGTCAGTGGGCACCCCGCCTAAGCGCGCTCCCCTGCTTTCTGTACTCCCCGCCCCCAGT
Above is a genomic segment from Dama dama isolate Ldn47 chromosome 2, ASM3311817v1, whole genome shotgun sequence containing:
- the PPP1R14B gene encoding LOW QUALITY PROTEIN: protein phosphatase 1 regulatory subunit 14B (The sequence of the model RefSeq protein was modified relative to this genomic sequence to represent the inferred CDS: inserted 1 base in 1 codon; deleted 1 base in 1 codon), with amino-acid sequence MLQLPPGTPAAAXRRGAARSRAHELTRASGREPAGGRPGGGGAGRGPTAHVAPAAAMADSGPAGGAALAAPAPGPGSGGPGPRVYFQSPPGAAGEGPGGADDEGPVRRQGKVTVKYDRKELRKRLNLEEWILEQLTRLYDCQEEEIPELEIDVDELLDMESDDTRAARVKELLVDCYKPTEAFISGLLDKIRGMQKLSTPQKK